The following proteins are co-located in the Thermodesulfobacteriota bacterium genome:
- a CDS encoding transketolase: MAVTEAQIEYLEDMATHIREDVIIMLEQAGSGHSAGSLGTADIFSTLYFHVMKNDPKKPDWPERDKFVLSNAHICPVLYATLAEAGYYPKKEIATLRKLGSRLQGHPHKGALPGLEASGGPLAQGISIAAGMAMTAKIDQAKTKVYCMVGDGEMNEGQIWEALMFIGKNRLHNFTLIVDRNNIQIDGFTEDVMPLEPLKEKLTSFGFHVIEVDGHNIRRLIEAFEEPIFEKPKVLLAHTIPGKGVDFMEFKPEWHGKPPNKEEADKAIQELESLRSLGGKITCEHE, encoded by the coding sequence TTGGCGGTTACTGAAGCACAAATAGAATATCTTGAGGATATGGCAACTCATATTCGTGAGGATGTGATAATTATGCTAGAGCAGGCGGGCTCTGGTCATTCTGCCGGCTCATTGGGCACTGCTGACATTTTCTCAACACTTTATTTTCATGTTATGAAGAATGATCCCAAAAAGCCAGATTGGCCCGAAAGGGATAAGTTTGTTTTAAGTAATGCCCATATATGCCCAGTTTTATACGCAACTCTGGCCGAGGCGGGTTACTATCCGAAAAAAGAAATAGCAACTCTGAGAAAATTAGGCTCAAGGCTTCAGGGGCATCCTCATAAAGGGGCTCTTCCCGGGCTTGAGGCATCAGGCGGGCCACTCGCTCAAGGCATTTCAATAGCAGCCGGGATGGCAATGACGGCTAAGATAGATCAGGCTAAGACAAAGGTTTACTGTATGGTCGGCGACGGGGAGATGAATGAGGGGCAGATTTGGGAAGCCCTTATGTTTATTGGGAAGAACCGCCTTCATAATTTCACCCTTATAGTGGATAGAAACAACATACAGATAGACGGTTTCACAGAGGACGTAATGCCGCTTGAGCCTCTTAAAGAAAAATTAACTTCATTTGGCTTTCACGTTATAGAGGTTGATGGACATAACATAAGACGACTGATAGAGGCTTTTGAAGAACCGATCTTTGAAAAACCCAAAGTGCTGTTGGCCCACACGATTCCAGGAAAGGGCGTAGATTTTATGGAGTTTAAGCCAGAGTGGCACGGAAAGCCTCCAAATAAAGAAGAAGCGGATAAAGCAATACAGGAGCTGGAGTCGCTAAGATCACTTGGCGGTAAAATAACTTGCGAGCATGAGTAA
- a CDS encoding TraR/DksA C4-type zinc finger protein — MGEYDSVIEKLNTRKLELEQRLDRAEDSLRKTHAKDWSEQAQERENDEVVERLEESARLELNQIYDALTRVENGLYGQCEVCDGPIRAERLEALPYTNRCFNCASELE; from the coding sequence ATGGGCGAATATGATTCTGTTATAGAAAAGCTCAATACAAGAAAGCTGGAACTAGAACAGCGTCTTGATAGAGCCGAAGATTCTCTTAGAAAAACTCATGCTAAGGACTGGAGCGAGCAGGCTCAGGAGCGTGAGAACGACGAAGTTGTAGAGAGATTAGAAGAAAGCGCCCGTTTGGAGCTAAATCAGATCTATGACGCCCTAACAAGGGTAGAAAATGGTCTATATGGACAATGTGAAGTATGCGATGGCCCTATTAGGGCCGAGCGCTTAGAGGCTCTCCCATATACAAACCGCTGTTTTAACTGTGCAAGCGAGCTTGAATAA
- a CDS encoding transketolase family protein, which translates to MSNKLNSKLHLASNIIEGPEQIPTRNGYGEGVVEAGHADENVVVLCCDLTESTRNAVFKETFPDRFVEIGIAEQNMAGIGAGMAFSGKIPYISSYATFSPGRNWDQIRVSICYSMANVKIMGAHAGISVGPDGATHQAMEDIAITRCLPNLIVIVPCDYWETKKATLAIAKIKDPVYMRFGREKVPVITTEKTPFKIGKADTYRNGSDVTVIACGSLVYEALVAAEKLSTKGIDVRVINCSTIKPIDEKAIVKAAKETGAIVTAEEHQVHGGLGSAVAEVVAKNNPVPMEYVAMMDRFGESGEPDELMHKFGLDDKGIIKAVNKVLKRK; encoded by the coding sequence ATGAGTAATAAATTAAATTCAAAGCTTCATCTGGCTAGCAATATTATTGAAGGCCCAGAGCAGATTCCTACCAGAAACGGCTATGGCGAGGGGGTTGTAGAGGCAGGTCATGCGGATGAGAACGTAGTGGTTCTGTGCTGCGATCTTACTGAATCCACCAGAAACGCTGTCTTTAAAGAGACATTCCCTGATAGGTTTGTAGAGATTGGTATTGCTGAGCAGAATATGGCGGGAATCGGAGCAGGTATGGCATTTTCTGGAAAGATTCCATATATATCTTCTTATGCTACATTTAGCCCCGGCAGAAACTGGGACCAAATAAGGGTTAGCATCTGTTACAGCATGGCAAACGTTAAAATAATGGGCGCTCATGCAGGTATATCGGTAGGTCCTGACGGTGCAACACATCAGGCTATGGAAGATATAGCTATCACCAGGTGTCTTCCAAACCTTATTGTAATTGTTCCCTGTGATTATTGGGAAACTAAAAAGGCAACTCTTGCGATCGCTAAGATCAAAGATCCTGTTTATATGCGTTTTGGCAGAGAAAAAGTGCCGGTAATAACAACTGAGAAAACTCCCTTTAAAATTGGTAAGGCTGACACCTATAGAAATGGTTCTGATGTAACAGTTATAGCCTGCGGTTCTTTAGTTTATGAGGCGCTTGTGGCTGCCGAGAAACTAAGCACAAAGGGCATTGATGTGAGAGTAATTAATTGTTCAACGATAAAACCAATTGACGAAAAAGCAATTGTTAAAGCTGCTAAAGAAACAGGCGCAATAGTAACAGCAGAAGAGCACCAAGTACACGGTGGACTTGGCAGTGCGGTAGCCGAGGTTGTAGCCAAAAATAACCCGGTTCCAATGGAATATGTAGCTATGATGGACCGTTTTGGTGAGTCTGGCGAGCCTGATGAACTAATGCATAAGTTTGGATTGGACGATAAAGGTATTATAAAGGCAGTAAACAAGGTGTTAAAGCGTAAGTAG